Proteins encoded within one genomic window of Herpetosiphonaceae bacterium:
- a CDS encoding Tn3 family transposase produces the protein MPTREVLLPAQRSQFTDMPPDIPERDLVRFYTFSPDELAVIHQRRRDHNRLGFAVQLAYLRFPGRPLRAGEEIPTAILAYIAAQLQIDPTVFAAYGERDTTRREHLSEIQQHFGFRPFTRSTYRELATWLLPTALSTDHGMALVIALVEEMRLRKIIAPALYLIERVAWETRRRAQRQIFKRLTADLTAEQCAQLDALLTIPPDRAYTPLAWLRQPVGKPVPATILKLIERLQFIRSMGIDHDRARQLHQNQVLKLAREGTRYTPQFLQRFEPTRRYATLVAFLIETAASLTDHILDMHDRVMTHYLRKSEHVHAEHFQKSGKAINEKVRLYADIGKALIAARETAQDPYAAIQTVVPWETFILTVTEAEQLAQPADFDYLDYLDAYYTQIRRYAPVLLETFAFKGTSSSRSLLQALDVLKQMNAQDLKKVRPGAPMAFVKPRWENHVFTTSGIDRHYYELCALNELRNGLRSGDIWVDGSRQFKAFDAYLIPNQDWQYLKQMGDVPLAIPTDVHVYLEERRHALHAELSRVDALLAQDQLADVKLQNGSLSIKPLEKAVPAAVETLITHAYSQVPWVKITDLLVEIDRITQFSRHFTHLHTGVVTKDKGGLFAAILADATNLGLSKMANACPGMSYQSLSWITDWYVRDDTYSKALAELVNFQHRLPLARYWGDGTTSSSDAQRFPVGGRRESMAQVNAKYGHDLSIMFYTHVSDQYAPFYIKAISATAHQAPYVLDGLLYHETDLQIQEHYTDTGGVTDHLFGLCPPLGFRFAPRIRDLGDRRLYTIDAPSLYPRLAPLIGGTIQARRIEEHWDDVLRLMTSIRRGTVTASLIMRKLAAYPRQNGLALALREMGRIERTLYALEWFQNVELRRRVTIGLNKGEAKNALARAVFFNRRGIVQDRSYEDQRNRASGLNLVLAAIILWNTLALEEAITTLQTQGKAIVEEHLEHLAPLGWEKIILTGEYRWNLRHTGVLQKQAMQLGTS, from the coding sequence ATGCCCACCCGCGAGGTGTTATTGCCGGCGCAACGTTCGCAGTTCACAGACATGCCTCCTGATATACCAGAGCGGGATCTCGTTCGATTCTACACCTTCTCGCCAGATGAGCTTGCGGTGATCCACCAACGTCGACGTGATCATAATCGTCTTGGATTTGCCGTGCAGTTGGCCTATCTCCGCTTTCCTGGTCGTCCACTGCGGGCCGGCGAAGAGATTCCCACGGCGATCCTGGCCTATATTGCCGCACAACTCCAGATTGATCCAACCGTCTTTGCCGCCTATGGTGAACGGGATACCACGCGTCGCGAACATCTCAGCGAGATTCAGCAGCACTTTGGGTTTCGTCCGTTCACTCGGTCGACCTATCGCGAGTTAGCAACCTGGCTCTTGCCGACAGCGCTGAGTACGGACCATGGCATGGCGCTCGTGATTGCTTTAGTTGAGGAAATGCGGCTGCGGAAGATTATTGCCCCAGCACTTTATCTGATTGAACGGGTTGCCTGGGAAACCCGCCGCCGCGCGCAGCGACAGATTTTTAAACGGTTGACGGCAGACCTCACCGCTGAGCAGTGTGCCCAGCTTGATGCGCTCCTGACCATCCCGCCAGATCGCGCATACACCCCCTTAGCCTGGTTACGACAACCGGTTGGGAAGCCGGTACCCGCGACGATTCTGAAGCTGATCGAGCGGCTCCAATTCATCCGCTCGATGGGGATTGACCACGATCGCGCGCGGCAACTCCACCAGAATCAAGTACTGAAGTTGGCACGTGAGGGAACGCGATACACGCCGCAATTTCTCCAACGCTTCGAGCCGACACGGCGCTACGCGACACTTGTCGCGTTTCTGATCGAGACGGCGGCCAGCCTGACGGATCATATCTTGGATATGCATGATCGGGTCATGACCCATTACCTGCGGAAGAGTGAGCACGTGCACGCGGAACACTTCCAGAAGAGCGGGAAGGCGATCAATGAAAAAGTGCGGTTGTACGCGGATATTGGGAAAGCACTCATTGCTGCCCGTGAGACGGCCCAAGATCCCTACGCTGCCATCCAGACGGTCGTGCCGTGGGAAACGTTTATTCTAACCGTCACCGAAGCGGAACAGCTGGCCCAGCCAGCCGACTTTGATTATCTTGACTATCTCGACGCGTATTACACCCAAATTCGTCGCTACGCGCCAGTGCTGCTGGAAACATTCGCCTTCAAGGGAACATCCAGCAGTCGGTCACTGTTGCAGGCCCTCGACGTGCTCAAGCAGATGAACGCGCAGGATCTCAAAAAAGTGCGACCTGGCGCGCCGATGGCATTCGTCAAACCCCGTTGGGAAAACCATGTCTTTACAACCAGTGGGATCGATCGACATTATTATGAACTCTGCGCGTTAAACGAACTCCGTAATGGCTTGCGATCGGGTGATATCTGGGTTGACGGGAGTCGCCAATTCAAGGCATTCGATGCGTATCTCATACCGAACCAAGATTGGCAGTACCTCAAGCAGATGGGCGATGTGCCCCTTGCGATCCCCACAGACGTGCATGTCTATCTTGAGGAACGTCGCCACGCGCTCCATGCCGAATTATCCAGGGTGGATGCCTTGCTGGCGCAGGACCAGCTCGCAGATGTCAAACTCCAGAACGGATCACTCTCGATCAAACCCTTGGAGAAAGCCGTACCAGCGGCAGTCGAAACGTTAATCACCCACGCCTATAGCCAGGTACCGTGGGTCAAAATTACGGACCTCCTGGTTGAAATCGATCGAATTACCCAGTTTAGCCGGCATTTTACGCATCTGCATACTGGAGTGGTGACCAAGGATAAGGGCGGTTTATTTGCCGCGATTTTGGCGGATGCAACGAATTTAGGGCTCAGTAAAATGGCGAACGCGTGCCCTGGCATGTCGTATCAGAGCCTGTCCTGGATCACGGATTGGTACGTGCGGGACGACACATATAGTAAGGCACTGGCGGAACTGGTCAATTTCCAGCATCGACTTCCCCTCGCTCGGTATTGGGGCGATGGCACGACATCATCCTCAGACGCGCAGCGTTTTCCCGTGGGTGGCCGCCGCGAATCCATGGCGCAAGTGAACGCGAAATACGGGCATGATTTAAGCATCATGTTCTACACGCACGTCTCCGATCAGTACGCGCCCTTTTACATCAAAGCGATTAGCGCGACAGCACATCAAGCGCCATATGTCTTGGATGGCCTGCTCTACCATGAAACCGATCTCCAGATCCAGGAGCACTACACGGATACCGGCGGCGTCACCGATCATCTCTTTGGCCTATGTCCCCCGTTAGGCTTTCGCTTTGCGCCACGCATTCGCGATCTGGGCGATCGGCGACTCTACACGATCGACGCGCCATCACTGTATCCGCGGTTAGCCCCCCTGATTGGCGGAACCATTCAGGCGCGACGGATCGAAGAACATTGGGATGATGTGTTGCGACTGATGACATCGATTCGACGTGGCACCGTCACCGCGTCGCTGATCATGCGGAAACTCGCAGCCTACCCACGCCAAAATGGACTTGCGCTGGCGCTACGGGAGATGGGACGTATTGAACGCACGCTGTATGCATTGGAGTGGTTTCAGAATGTGGAGTTGCGGCGACGGGTCACGATTGGCCTCAATAAAGGCGAAGCCAAAAATGCCCTCGCCCGCGCCGTGTTCTTTAACCGACGCGGGATCGTCCAGGATCGCTCGTACGAAGATCAACGCAACCGAGCGAGTGGCCTCAATCTGGTGCTCGCCGCCATTATCCTCTGGAATACCTTGGCCTTGGAAGAGGCGATCACCACGTTACAAACCCAAGGGAAGGCCATCGTGGAAGAACACTTGGAACATCTGGCCCCGTTGGGCTGGGAGAAGATTATTTTGACCGGCGAGTATCGCTGGAATCTCCGCCACACGGGAGTCCTACAGAAACAGGCCATGCAGCTGGGAACATCGTAA
- a CDS encoding tyrosine-type recombinase/integrase — translation MKRSAIPSISSAGQQAIELYRQYLHDEQDLSADTCRNYLSDLRHFAAWCEGSWMEGQEATRSFNPQEIGASVITQYRGYMQTVCRLQPATINRHLISLKRYFAWARERGNIAHDPAKVVKLIPSIRQPPRHVTDQEENAVMAAVMNYGSLRDQALLILALHTGLRAEELCSLQRSNVTLGKRSGHLAIYGKRNKYREVPLNGTARTVLDEYLPTLPLGGAWLFVSNKHQLLPNGSKQLAPLTERALGYIVAKYARLANVVDLSPHDLRHRFGYRMAKTVPLHRLAQIMGHDSLDTTAIYVQGTKQDLQQAVETISWT, via the coding sequence ATGAAACGATCTGCCATCCCATCCATTTCATCTGCGGGTCAACAGGCGATCGAGCTGTATCGTCAGTATCTGCACGACGAGCAGGATCTCAGCGCAGATACATGTCGCAATTACCTGAGTGATCTCCGTCACTTCGCTGCGTGGTGTGAAGGAAGCTGGATGGAAGGACAGGAAGCAACACGTTCGTTTAACCCACAGGAGATTGGGGCCTCGGTTATTACCCAGTATCGGGGCTACATGCAAACGGTTTGTCGACTCCAGCCCGCAACGATCAACCGACATCTCATCAGCCTCAAGCGATATTTTGCTTGGGCGCGTGAGCGCGGCAACATTGCACATGACCCCGCGAAAGTAGTGAAACTGATTCCGTCTATACGCCAACCGCCGAGGCATGTGACGGATCAAGAGGAAAATGCAGTGATGGCGGCGGTGATGAATTACGGCTCGCTCCGCGACCAAGCCTTGCTGATCCTCGCACTCCATACCGGGTTGCGCGCAGAAGAATTGTGCAGCCTTCAGCGATCAAATGTCACCCTCGGCAAACGAAGCGGACACCTTGCAATCTATGGCAAGCGTAACAAATATCGTGAGGTTCCCTTAAATGGGACAGCGCGTACGGTGCTTGATGAGTATCTACCGACGCTTCCTCTTGGAGGTGCATGGCTCTTTGTTTCCAACAAACACCAGCTGCTTCCTAATGGGTCCAAGCAATTGGCACCGCTGACCGAACGTGCACTCGGCTATATCGTCGCAAAGTATGCACGGCTAGCAAACGTCGTTGACCTGAGTCCGCATGATTTGCGGCATCGTTTTGGCTACCGGATGGCTAAGACGGTGCCGCTCCATCGTCTCGCACAGATTATGGGGCATGACTCCCTCGATACAACAGCGATCTATGTGCAGGGTACCAAGCAAGATCTCCAGCAGGCGGTTGAAACGATCTCGTGGACGTAA
- a CDS encoding site-specific DNA-methyltransferase, with product MSNQLRQPGVGQQDTEQLDRVEEYKFEPIKGYPMLHWHGKRPFTSTQYYPAQHKETYGPEVQGWRNKIYWGDNLQVMSHLLKEFRGKVKLVYIDPPFDSKADYKLIVRARGQTATNDQSAFEEKQYTDIWTNDEYLQFMYQRIILLRELLADDGSVYVHCDWHKSHYLRLMLDEIFGSDYFRNEIIWKRKGGSSNPSNQFDIATDTILLYVKSKSAEFNAVYSRDTLEAKEYIEERFTNYDDNGRRYMKSPIVSPNYRENLIYEYKGYSPPPNGWSISKELMERWDREGKLYFPERGERIYRKIYLDEYPGQPVSNLWADIFVINPMAKERVGYPTQKPEALLARIIKISSKPGDIVFDCFMGSGTTQAVAMKLGRRFIGADINLGAVQITTKRLVTVSKVLSTTQTIPADNLRLNFDENDEGVVPSEATTLYTGFDVYNVNHYDVFRNPVEAKDLLLQALEVNRLQAGNIFDGEKDGRLVKVLPVNRIATRQDLNELITGFDYRAFDRRRAENPNKPVEKVMLVCMGHEPGLAAHLKQEVSPYVLDVEVVDILRDKQEIQFKRDSQARITIQGGYLVIERFYPMNLLAKLSVQAETVGDWRELVESVMIDWNYDGAVLQPAVVDIPPENRMVAGRYAIPEDAGTIRVKITDLLSESLEQEVRYG from the coding sequence ATGAGCAACCAACTACGACAACCAGGCGTGGGACAGCAGGACACAGAGCAACTCGACCGTGTAGAGGAATACAAATTTGAGCCTATTAAGGGCTATCCCATGCTCCACTGGCATGGAAAGCGACCCTTCACATCAACGCAGTACTATCCGGCACAGCACAAAGAAACGTATGGCCCGGAAGTACAAGGATGGCGCAATAAAATCTACTGGGGTGACAATTTACAGGTAATGAGTCATTTGCTGAAAGAGTTTCGTGGGAAGGTGAAGTTAGTATATATTGACCCTCCCTTTGATAGCAAAGCAGACTACAAGCTTATAGTTCGTGCTCGGGGGCAAACTGCGACTAATGATCAAAGTGCATTTGAAGAAAAGCAATACACAGATATTTGGACAAATGATGAGTATCTTCAGTTCATGTATCAAAGGATTATTTTACTCCGAGAGCTGTTAGCAGATGATGGTTCTGTGTATGTTCATTGCGATTGGCACAAATCACACTACCTACGTCTCATGCTTGACGAGATATTTGGATCGGATTATTTCCGAAACGAGATTATATGGAAGAGAAAAGGCGGAAGCTCTAATCCATCGAATCAGTTTGATATTGCAACTGACACTATACTTTTGTATGTCAAAAGTAAATCTGCGGAGTTTAACGCCGTGTATTCTCGGGATACTTTAGAAGCTAAAGAGTATATCGAGGAGAGATTTACGAACTACGATGACAATGGTAGAAGATATATGAAGTCTCCTATCGTGAGTCCTAATTATCGTGAAAATCTCATTTATGAATATAAAGGTTACTCACCCCCACCAAATGGATGGTCAATCTCAAAAGAACTAATGGAGAGATGGGACCGGGAAGGGAAATTGTATTTTCCTGAACGAGGTGAGAGAATTTATAGAAAAATCTATCTTGACGAATATCCTGGCCAGCCAGTCTCTAATCTATGGGCAGATATTTTTGTGATCAATCCAATGGCAAAAGAAAGAGTTGGATATCCGACACAAAAACCTGAGGCATTGTTGGCAAGAATAATAAAAATATCTTCCAAGCCTGGTGATATTGTCTTCGACTGTTTTATGGGTAGCGGCACGACGCAGGCTGTTGCCATGAAGCTGGGTCGCCGCTTCATCGGCGCAGATATTAATCTTGGGGCAGTCCAGATCACAACAAAACGACTTGTCACCGTGAGTAAAGTATTGAGTACCACTCAAACTATTCCCGCTGACAATCTTAGACTTAATTTTGACGAGAACGATGAGGGAGTGGTGCCTAGTGAGGCAACGACCTTGTACACCGGCTTTGATGTGTACAACGTTAACCACTATGATGTTTTCCGTAACCCGGTCGAAGCAAAAGATCTTTTATTGCAGGCACTTGAAGTGAATCGCTTGCAGGCTGGTAATATCTTCGATGGTGAGAAAGATGGGCGACTAGTGAAGGTGCTACCAGTCAATCGCATTGCGACACGACAGGACCTGAACGAACTTATTACCGGCTTTGACTACCGCGCGTTTGATCGACGGCGTGCTGAAAATCCGAACAAGCCGGTGGAAAAGGTTATGCTCGTGTGTATGGGGCATGAGCCTGGCTTGGCAGCACATCTCAAGCAGGAAGTTAGCCCATACGTCTTGGATGTGGAGGTCGTAGATATTCTGCGAGATAAGCAGGAAATCCAGTTCAAGCGCGACTCGCAAGCGCGAATCACCATCCAAGGTGGGTATCTGGTCATTGAGCGATTCTATCCCATGAACCTGCTCGCTAAATTAAGCGTACAAGCTGAAACTGTGGGTGACTGGCGTGAACTGGTTGAGTCAGTAATGATCGACTGGAACTACGATGGTGCCGTGCTGCAACCAGCGGTCGTGGATATTCCACCGGAGAATAGGATGGTAGCCGGGCGCTACGCCATTCCTGAAGATGCCGGCACAATTCGGGTGAAAATCACCGATTTGCTTTCTGAGTCGCTGGAGCAAGAGGTACGCTATGGCTAA